From the genome of Fusobacterium varium:
GTAAAGTAGATATGATTTTAAGTAGAACTAAAAACTTAAAACCTGAAGAAATTCCAAATGTTTATTATGCTCGTTCTGACGAAGGACTTGTTTGTTTTTCTAAAAATTCTTATCCTCAATTTCTTGTAGAAATAGCGGGAGGAAATTACTTAGCAAAAGATACTTTAAAAGAAATGAATGATACTGTTACTATTGAAAAAATAATATCTTGGAATCCAGATGTTATATTTACAGGAAGATTAAAAAGTACAGGAATAATTACAGATAATCCTAGTTGGTCAGGACTAAAAGCTGTACAAAATAATAGAGTTTACTTATGTCCTACAGGAATAAAAGATTGGGATTATAGCAGTGAAAATATATTACTTTTACAATATATAGCAAAAATGCTTCATCCTGAATTATTTAAAGATATAGATATGAAAAAAGAAATTAAATATTACTATAATACTTTCTATGGATATGATATTTCGGATGAAAATATAGAAAATATTTTAAATCATAAAGATCCATCAGGAAAATAAAATGAATAGAAATAAAATTAGATTTTTAATATGTTTTACAGGAATTTTAACAGTTATAATATTTTGCTTAGGCATGACAGTAGGGAGATTCTATATTCCAATTACTACATTTATAAAAATATTTTTTTCAAAAATTTTTAATATAGAAACAACTTGGACAAAGAATATGGAAAATGTTATTTGGACAGTTAGATTCCCTAGACTTTTAGGAGCAATTTTAATAGGAGGCGGACTATCATTAGCTGGAACAACTTATCAAGGAATATTTAAAAATCCTTTAGTTTCTCCAGATTTATTAGGAGTTTCAGCTGGAGCTTGTGTTGGAGCCTCAATTGGTATTATTTTAGAGACATCATATATTTTAATACAACTTTTTGCATTTGTAGGAGGAATATTAGCAGTAATTTTAACGACTATTATTCCAAAATTATTTAAAAATCATTCAAATTTAATTTTAGTTCTTTCTGGAATTATCATTGGAGGATTTTTTTCTTCAATACAAGGGCTTCTTAAATATATCGCTGATCCTGAGACTCAACTAGCTACTATTACTTATTGGACAATGGGAAGCCTTGCAAAAATTAATATGAAAGATATTTGTTTTGTAGCACCAGCTATAATTATAGCTGGATTACTTCTTATTTTTCTTAGGTGGAGAATAAATATTCTATCTTTAGGAGAAAAAGAAGCTAAATCTTTAGGAATAAATGTTGAGCAATTAAGAGGAGTAGCTATAATTTGTTCTACAATTTTAACAGCTTCATCTATATGTTTAGCAGGAACTATAGGGTGGATAGGGCTAGTAATTCCTCATTTAGGAAGATTGCTAGTAGGATCTGACAATAGATATCTTATACCTATTAGTACTTTTTTAGGAGCAAGTTTCCTTATAGTAGTAGATACATTAGCTAGAAATATAAATGGTTCCGAAATACCTATTAGCCTTTTAACAGGTTTTATTGGAACTCCTTTGTACACATGGCTTCTAATTAAGCAACATACAAAAATATAGCGAGGAAATTATGGATAAAATATTAGAAGTAGAGAATATTAGTTATTCCTATGACAATGATAAAAATATATTTAGTGATCTTTCTTTTTCTTTAAATAAAGGAGAAATTTTTAGTATTTTAGGAGTTAATGGTGCTGGAAAATCTACTCTTTTAAATTGTTTGACAAATTTAGAAAAAGTAAAATCTGGTGAAATAAAAATTAATGGGAAAAATATTTATAATATGTCCAGAAATGAATTTTCTAAAATAGTAGGTTATGTTCCTCAAATACATACAGCAACATATTCTTATGAGGTATTAGATTTTATTTTAATGGGAAGAAGTCCTCATATAGGTATTTTTAACAGTCCTAAAAAGAAAGATTATGAAATAGCTATAGAGGTTATAAATAAATTAAATTTGATACATCTTATGGATAAAAAAATAACTACATTAAGTGGTGGAGAATTTCAACAAATATTAATAGCTAGAGTTTTAGTTCAACAACCACAAATAATAATTCTTGATGAGCCTACTAATCACTTAGATTACGGAAATCAAATTAGGGTCTTAAGAATGATAAAATCTTTAGCCAAAGATGGATATTCAATAATATTTACAACTCATACTCCAGAACATGCTTTAATGTTAAATGAAAAATCAGGAA
Proteins encoded in this window:
- a CDS encoding ABC transporter ATP-binding protein — translated: MDKILEVENISYSYDNDKNIFSDLSFSLNKGEIFSILGVNGAGKSTLLNCLTNLEKVKSGEIKINGKNIYNMSRNEFSKIVGYVPQIHTATYSYEVLDFILMGRSPHIGIFNSPKKKDYEIAIEVINKLNLIHLMDKKITTLSGGEFQQILIARVLVQQPQIIILDEPTNHLDYGNQIRVLRMIKSLAKDGYSIIFTTHTPEHALMLNEKSGILSKNGKFIIGNTCDILTENNLKDIYKIDLHLFYEEKFNRKLCVPEF
- a CDS encoding iron ABC transporter permease produces the protein MNRNKIRFLICFTGILTVIIFCLGMTVGRFYIPITTFIKIFFSKIFNIETTWTKNMENVIWTVRFPRLLGAILIGGGLSLAGTTYQGIFKNPLVSPDLLGVSAGACVGASIGIILETSYILIQLFAFVGGILAVILTTIIPKLFKNHSNLILVLSGIIIGGFFSSIQGLLKYIADPETQLATITYWTMGSLAKINMKDICFVAPAIIIAGLLLIFLRWRINILSLGEKEAKSLGINVEQLRGVAIICSTILTASSICLAGTIGWIGLVIPHLGRLLVGSDNRYLIPISTFLGASFLIVVDTLARNINGSEIPISLLTGFIGTPLYTWLLIKQHTKI